From a region of the Osmia lignaria lignaria isolate PbOS001 chromosome 10, iyOsmLign1, whole genome shotgun sequence genome:
- the Dak1 gene encoding cytidine/uridine monophosphate kinase Dak1 isoform X2: MSAIQKPEVLFVLGGPGAGKGTLCRYITENYGYVHLSAGDLLREERAKPGSQYGELIENHITNGTIVPVAITCSLLDRAMQMSDNVHKRFLIDGFPRNQDNIDGWNMTMSDKCIIKGVLFCECTKEVCTQRCLKRGAAGSGRTDDNEEILVKRHETYITNTMPIIEFFEKQGIVYKVNSMQSPKKVFEDAKNILSKIGW, from the exons ATGTCAGCAATCCAAAAACCCGAAGTTTTATTTGTTTTGGGAGGACCAGGTGCGGGTAAAGGCACACTGTGTCGATACATAACAGAAAATTATGGTTATGTGCACTTGTCAGCTGGTGATCTGCTAAGAGAAGAACGCGCAAAGCCGGGCTCACAGTATGGGGAACTTATTGAAAATCATATTACAAATGGAACGATCGTACCTGTTGCGATTACCTGTAGTCTTCTGGATCGTGCAATGCAAATGTCTGATAATGTACATAAAAGATTTTTGATCGATGGCTTTCCACGAAATCAAGACAACATCGATGGTTGGAATATG ACAATGTCtgataaatgtataataaaggGAGTATTATTCTGTGAATGCACTAAGGAAGTATGTACTCAGCGGTGTTTAAAACGTGGAGCTGCAGGAAGTGGAAGAACTGATGATAATGAAGAAATATTAGTGAAAAGGCATGAAACTTATATTACAAATACCATGCCTATAATTGAATTCTTTGAAAAACAAGGCATAGTTTATAAAGTAAATAGTATGCAGTCACCAAAAAAAGTATTTGAAGATGCTAAGAACATTTTATCCAAAATAGGATGGTGA
- the LOC117610080 gene encoding protein Abitram, with the protein MNVLSDNNEPVTKRAKSSDDIDKVSCNVTDILEENNIDKNSGCQENANLTDNEDEGTALLDNDEDDSLFPFPPDDDITDMLQGVKYDGSFPTITDRYFTPYYKLNVQCLGDDICILMHSNRICMLTLAPSHVVFRSDTQITKIDFKVSDKLDRVLNKVSGKSKHGAQPLQTNSNICIITCSNGQTYKIKCCIIGKLVEVNEALLNNPKLLLEPPHKGGYLAIVLPNIKLLDKMKESLLTQEQYNVKMLECQNAANHLEMSKICTNSLLNSESEIINNDSPMRCSENLDTVQKC; encoded by the coding sequence ATGAATGTTCTATCAGACAACAATGAACCAGTTACAAAAAGGGCAAAATCTTCTGATGACATAGATAAAGTTTCATGTAATGTGACAGAcattttagaagaaaataatatagataAGAATTCTGGATGTCAAGAAAATGCAAATTTAACAGACAATGAGGATGAAGGAACAGCATTATTAGATAATGATGAGGATGATAGTCTATTCCCATTTCCTCCAGATGATGATATTACAGACATGTTACAAGGAGTAAAATATGATGGATCTTTTCCTACAATTACAGATAGATATTTTACTCCCTACTataaattaaatgtacaatgtcTTGGAGATGATATTTGTATTTTAATGCATAGTAATCGTATTTGTATGCTTACTCTGGCTCCAAGTCATGTAGTTTTTAGAAGTGACACacaaataacaaaaatagaCTTTAAAGTTAGTGATAAACTAGATAGAGTTTTAAATAAAGTGTCAGGTAAAAGTAAGCATGGTGCACAACCCCTGCAAACTAATTCCAACATTTGTATAATTACTTGTTCAAATGGAcaaacatataaaataaaatgttgtatAATTGGAAAATTGGTGGAAGTAAATGAAGCATTATTAAACAATCCAAAACTTTTATTGGAACCTCCACACAAAGGAGGATACTTAGCTATAGTGCTTCCAAATATAAAACTTTTGGATAAAATGAAGGAATCCTTATTAACTCAAGAACAATATAACGTGAAAATGTTAGAGTGTCAAAATGCTGCTAACCATTTGGAAATGTCTAAAATATGTACAAATAGTTTGTTAAACAGTGAATCAgagataataaataatgataGTCCAATGAGGTGTAGTGAAAATCTTGATACAGTACAAAAATGTTAA
- the Coq2 gene encoding ubiquinone biosynthesis protein COQ2, mitochondrial: protein MITVWWCQHLFRTGKCLTSYIQSSQSRCVINQLYSCNKIHVSSFTQEKQNAENYKISTQNVLKPVKLLLDEKDETTHLKAANVQSQQKNATFAAKIINNSPPQIRPYLKLIRMDKPIGSWLLFWPCGWSIAMAAPPGALPDLQLLALFGAGAFIMRGAGCVINDMWDQDIDGMVTRTKDRPLVTGEISPLQSLIFLGSQLTLGLLVLLQLNLYSIILGASSLVLVILYPVMKRVTYWPQLILGMTFNWGALLGWSAVYGSCDWLICLPLYISGVCWTLLYDTIYAHQDKMDDIIIGIKSTALKFGNKTKTYLSGFSAVMITGLILSGVLVSQTWPYYTAVGLVGTHLTNQIYNLNINNPADCAKRFISNHRIGMILFAGIVLGNFLKDSEHKKDASVAQKLRKESTTTEQQQH from the exons ATGATAACAGTGTGGTGGTGTCAACACTTATTTCGTACTGGAAAATGTTTAACATCTTATATTCAATCTAGTCAAAGCAGATGTGtcattaatcaattatattcatgCAATAAAATTCATGTTTCATCTTTTACACAGGAGAAACAGAATgccgaaaattataaaatatccaCGCAAAACGTGCTAAAGCCTGTTAAACTTTTATTAGATGAAAAAGATGAAACAACACACTTAAAAGCAGCAAATGTACAGTCACAACAGAAAAATGCGACATTTGctgcaaaaataattaataattctccACCTCAAATACGACCATACTTGAAGTTAATAAGAATGGATAAACCAATAG GATCTTGGCTATTGTTCTGGCCCTGTGGTTGGAGTATAGCCATGGCAGCACCACCAGGTGCACTACCAGATCTACAACTTCTAGCTCTTTTTGGAGCAGGTGCATTCATTATGCGTGGTGCAGGATGCGTCATAAATGATATGTGGGATCAAGATATTGATGGAATG GTAACTAGAACAAAAGATAGACCATTGGTTACTGGAGAAATTTCACCTCTACAATCACTGATTTTTCTTGGAAGCCAATTAACTTTGGGATTACTTGTATTGTTACAACTCAATTTATATAGTATTATATTGGGTGCAAGTTCACTAG TTTTAGTAATATTATACCCTGTCATGAAAAGAGTAACCTATTGGCCACAATTAATACTGGGAATGACTTTTAATTGGGGTGCTCTTTTGGGTTGGTCTGCTGTGTACGGATCATGCGATTGGCTTATATGTTTACCTCTTTATATCTCTGGAGTTTGTTGGACACTTTTATATGATACTATATATGCACACCAG GATAAAATGGATGACATTATAATAGGCATAAAGTCAACAGCTTTAAAGTTTGGCAACAAGACAAAAACTTACTTAAGTGGCTTTAGTGCTGTCATGATTACAGGTTTAATTTTATCAGGTGTATTAGTTTCTCAAACTTGGCCATATTATACAGCTGTAGGATTAGTTGGTACTCATCTTACTAATCAG atttataatttaaatattaataatcctGCAGACTGTGCTAAAAGATTCATCTCCAATCACAGAATAGGAATGATTCTATTTGCAGGAATCGTTTTAGGAAATTTCTTGAAGGATTCTGAGCATAAAAAGGATGCCAGTGTTGCCCAGAAATTGCGCAAAGAATCTACTACTACTGAACAACAGCAGCATTAG
- the Dak1 gene encoding cytidine/uridine monophosphate kinase Dak1 isoform X1: MFKVFVSGLRLFTMSAIQKPEVLFVLGGPGAGKGTLCRYITENYGYVHLSAGDLLREERAKPGSQYGELIENHITNGTIVPVAITCSLLDRAMQMSDNVHKRFLIDGFPRNQDNIDGWNMTMSDKCIIKGVLFCECTKEVCTQRCLKRGAAGSGRTDDNEEILVKRHETYITNTMPIIEFFEKQGIVYKVNSMQSPKKVFEDAKNILSKIGW, translated from the exons ATGTTTAAGGTATTTGTATCTGGACTGCGACTTTTTACGATGTCAGCAATCCAAAAACCCGAAGTTTTATTTGTTTTGGGAGGACCAGGTGCGGGTAAAGGCACACTGTGTCGATACATAACAGAAAATTATGGTTATGTGCACTTGTCAGCTGGTGATCTGCTAAGAGAAGAACGCGCAAAGCCGGGCTCACAGTATGGGGAACTTATTGAAAATCATATTACAAATGGAACGATCGTACCTGTTGCGATTACCTGTAGTCTTCTGGATCGTGCAATGCAAATGTCTGATAATGTACATAAAAGATTTTTGATCGATGGCTTTCCACGAAATCAAGACAACATCGATGGTTGGAATATG ACAATGTCtgataaatgtataataaaggGAGTATTATTCTGTGAATGCACTAAGGAAGTATGTACTCAGCGGTGTTTAAAACGTGGAGCTGCAGGAAGTGGAAGAACTGATGATAATGAAGAAATATTAGTGAAAAGGCATGAAACTTATATTACAAATACCATGCCTATAATTGAATTCTTTGAAAAACAAGGCATAGTTTATAAAGTAAATAGTATGCAGTCACCAAAAAAAGTATTTGAAGATGCTAAGAACATTTTATCCAAAATAGGATGGTGA